The sequence below is a genomic window from Tachysurus vachellii isolate PV-2020 chromosome 2, HZAU_Pvac_v1, whole genome shotgun sequence.
AAATGTTAAGGAGGGCGTGCACTCCGTAGCGCACATCTCACTCAGTAGATAATGCCCAGTTTCCTCCTGACTACAATAAAGCTCTTTatatgactgactgactgaataatTGAATGAAGAACTGAATTAGTTTTAACAAATCCTTTATCAAATTAAGGACTCAATTCTCACTTACTAACTTGTTTCATACTTCATTTTTAAACGTCCATTCTGTAAGACTGGTTATGACACCTATGCAGGATTTCAAAAATACTTTCTTTTATCATGAATTGGTTCATTAAATTAAGTTTAGACATAAAGacctgtgtcttttttttactaagCACCTAAATGAGCACTAAATCTCTAGTTATTGGTGTATCCGCAGCTTTATGAACATCATATAACAACTAAGAATTGTGCATAGCACTTGAATAAGCTTGTAATAAACTGTGTTTAAGTTTATTTAAGGTTCATTGAAACACATTTGCTTATGTAtttggtgttttattttaaaacccaCAAACTCCTTTAAGTTTTTTTGTACACTTTTGCAGCCCATTACAATTAATATATATGTCCTTGGATACATTTATAATAGGATAAGTTTGTTCCTCATGTCATCTGAAGGTTTTTCCTTGTTATTGACAGCTCAGCTTTGTTATTTAAGGATCTAAATCTATGTTTAAATTTCTGTCATGCTGCCAATGACTGTCTGTTCAATGTCAATGTCTGTTTTAAAAAGAGCTATTCAACTAAAATGAAAGTATTTAAATAGTAGTTGAATAGATCTTTCAACTCAGTTCAGACTGGATTTCAGACTACCTATTTACTGTAGGTACAGGAACACTGTGAAGATACATAGTGATGGTTTTAACAGCTCTTAATCAGATCAGCAGTGCGTTGGGAAAGAAGGAAGCATATTTTTCTTGCTCAGATTTCACCTATTTCACCTGATAGTTCACAACAATGTGGTATTTTTATGAAACCAAATCCAGAGTTATCTGCACCTTGGTTAAGTTTCATGATTTAATACCTGTGAAAGTAGAACATTCTGTTCTTGGTGGGCCTGCAGTCCAGAAAATTCAATCATCTTCGCAACTACTAAATGATAAAGTATGAGGAATGATGAAGTATAGTATGAGAATCTTTATTAAATTTTCAGTCTTTGGCAAATAAAAGCAGCACTGAGAAACATGAGTATAGACATTTCTCACTTGGCTGGTTCAGCCTCATACTACTGCCTGTGTGAAAGTTTGTAGTGtgctgtatatactgtatatatttttctatagAGAAACTCTTAGATCGCGGCAGAATTTCAACTTCCAGCATGATGGTGCGGCCATGAAGCAATGCCTTCAGAGAGAGTTCAACATTTTGGAATAGCACAGTTAGATCTAAATCCTATCAAAAACCTTTGAGTGGGAagagtgtgaaaaaaatgtatttatttaaagctgtatttaatgttcttgtacattttgtttctatttattgTTCACAGCTTTGTTGTTTGCTATTTGTGACATGATACATCCTGGTTCAATTATTTTACTGGCAAGTTGGTCACCAAActggctttaagaatttgtgacgtacacaaggtttttttttttcatgttgacACCAAAGACATTAATTATTGTGTTGAAATGTGTGATGATAGAATCAGGCCAGATAGCAACAAGTTAGTGTTTCAGTGAAGCATACCAGTGTCTTGGGAACAGaaaaagtgtgttttgtaaatccaaaacattttcattcagaTTTCTATTGATTTTTGAAACCCATTCAAAATTAACTTTTCACATTACTGCATGTCTGTTCTCTTATTACTATACAGTCCCCTATTAAACTAATAGACAGAAGAAATTATCCTCTTTTTGCTGTAGACTGAAGCCATTTGGGTTTAAGATCAAAAAGTTAAATATAAGAAGAAAGATCAGTTAAGCctttattatacttttatttatatatagaaatattaaacaatGTTGAACATAGGACATTTTAAATCAGACCACCCAATTCTTATCTGAGCAAAAATATTTTCCTGTTAgattgattgtttaaacaataaatagctCTTGTTTCATCTGTGAGtactgcatttgttgttaaaaatgaGAAGCCAACATAAAGAACAGAGAGCTTTCTTTGGGAGAAAGACAAGCCAATTTAAGGCATTACTTAAACAAGATGCATAGCCAATACAACAATGTTGAATAACTTGAAAgaaaccacagaaaaaaaatcaagcagagGAAGCAGTAGCAGCTGAGGACAGAAGATTTGTTAGGAACTATGTGTTAGGAAACAGGTGCCTTCAACAGGGGCAAAAACCAGACCCATGCAGGGATAGCAAAAAACAGACAGGGATTTATTAAGAAAATCACAAGACCAACAGACACAGAAAAACTGTAGGGGAAAAAATgagcaacaaaaaacaaaacaagatacaaGAAAACCAAAACCAATCTAGAAAACATGAGTTAAAAAAAGATGAGGCCTCAGcaaaagcacaaacaaaacaggtataaataggagGGTAAATAGCAAGAAATGAGGAACAGGTCTGCATGGCTCGGAACAGGATATGGATCTGGTGGATGAAACCAACAAGAGAACCCACACAGAAGCGCAGGGAACAAGATATAAACAATCATGACACTATGAGGGAAAAAGTCAAAAACAACAGTCAGTAACATCTCCACATCCTTCACATGGCAGGGGAAAAAGTACTTTAAATGCACTTTTGAAGATGATTTTAAGAGCAGAAATATAGTGgctagaaatattaaatatcaaacTTGAATTcacaagaaaatacagaaatgagCCATGAAATTTCTGAACATTAAACTCTAGTAAAGTATtggaaaatgtggaaaaagaaagaatctgCTCATGAACCAAAAAATACATGctcatctgtgaaacatggtggtggcagtgtCATGTCTTGGGCTTGCATGGCTACTTCTAAAACAGGTCCACTTATCTTTATTGATTAAGttaacatgaacattttgtCTGCCAGTTTACAGAGAGATGCATCCAATCTCATCAGAAGTGAAAATGAAGAAGACTCTATAATTTAAAGATTTCTGATTACAATCTGAGTTGAGGATAATATTTTTTCATGGTGGTTCACAGCTTTCTAACAACTTAACTGAAGTGTGACATCTAATTTGTGAagttttattatctttattatcttCTGACAGTACTGTTTTAACCTCTCTGGTCAACTGCCTACTTCATTAACATCATCTCTGCTTTATCTGCTTATGATTAAAGCATTTTCATGTTGTGTACACAACTTCGGTTGTGTAAAAtgtgctttagaaataaaataattcaacagaAGAATGCAATTCAATCCCACTAAACAAGAAACAGCAAGCTGCCACTAGGTCTACAAAATGAAAGGGgtacttgaattgaattaattttataatgCGTATAATCAAGACTTCCTCCAATGTTTTGACATCATAGAAACTTATTTTAGAAACTTAATTTCATATATACAACAAATGTCAAGTTGGTCACCACACCCGTCAGCAACTACATGTATTTACGTAAGAATAAAAATTGCTGATTAAAGTATATTGAAAACGAATGTCAAATCTACCAACTCCCAAAGAGGAGTGATGAGTATTAACAAATAGCACAATAAGGAGCTATGTacggtggccaagaagtgcaaaacaatttaaaagatccgaaaacacattaacaaatccgaaaacacattaacaaatctgaaaacacattaacaaatccgaaaacacattaacaaatccgaaaacaaattaacaaatctgaaaacacattaataaatccgaaaacacattaacaaatccgaaaacacattaacaaatccgaaaacaaattatcaaatccgaaaacaaattaacaaattcgaaaacacattaacatagtatagtttgtgaatggaaaccaTCATCGgatgagacacctttcattcacctgtatatctttaatgacaggtgtcttgtccaatgatcggtaagtttccattcacaaactatacctacctcttccgggttgtctgaatcggtgcacgaaacacaacaaatccgaaaacacattaacaaatccgaaaacacattaacaaatccgaaaaaacaacgacatttcagacaacccggaagaagttggtatagtttgtgattggacaagacacctgtcactcaaggtatacatgaagttcaacagtctaccgcagggaaaagttggaatggatggatggaatggattactgtggcttaattctgttattttcttatatttaaacggagaactttacacattgcacataagattccatacctctatatcttgagtgacaggtgtcttgtccaatgatcggtaagtttccattaaaaAACGATAcacactaccgtttccgggttgtctgacttgaccttgtgttttcggatttgttaatgtgttttcggatttgttaatttgttttcagatttgttaatgtgttttcagatttgttagtttgttttcgcatttgttaatgtgttttcgggtttgttaatgtgttttcggatttgttagtttgttttcggatttgctaatgtgttttcggatttgttcatttgttttcggatttgttaatgtgttctcggatttgttaatgtgttttcggatttgttcatttgttttcggatttgttaatgtgttctcggatttgttaatgtgttttcggatttgttaatttgttttcagatttgttaatgtgttttcagatttgttagtttgttttcgcatttgttaatgtgttttcggatttgttaatgtgttttcggatttgttcatttgttttcgggttttgttaatgtgttttcggatttgttcatttgttttcgggtttttaatgtgttttcggatttgttaatttgttttgcacttctcggccacgtAGCTATGTTTCTGATCTATGTTTCACTATGTTTCTGAAAACAGGAGCCctatttaacataaaattaagTAAACCAGTGAGGAATGTGGAAAAAATAGAAACACGCGCATTACATGTGCTGTGAATCATAACATGACGTTGTGCGTAAATGTGTCAATTATACATGGGCACCATGCGATttctaacatttataaaatCGCTTCAACTTTCTGTCATTGCATATGTGTTGATGAGGGAAAAAACATCACACTCAGTTTCTCATTTGAATAATTTAATTCTTCTAATTAATCTATTAGTCACTAGCACATTTCTGTCTGTTCCAGGTAATGCAGACTTGTTAGAACTATACACAAGTGCTTCATGAGCAGTTTTATATACtcaattttaaaaaacacaaaaatcagTTCTAATACATTCTAAATAAATCAGGTAATTATGgttctgtaaaaaaatgaattcaattaaCCTACCTTCTCTACCCTGACAGTTATTTGCTTATTTGTCAGTAGTCAGATGCTAATACTAAGAAGTTCAATTATTAGTCATGTATCACGTAGCTCAAAGCAAGAAACATgaagaacagaaaacaaatgcGTCAGTGATGGATAACAAACCCATGCCCTGTCTTACGGCTTTAGACTTcagaatgcaaacaaaaaaattttcaTGTCAAAGCAAAAATATCACAGATGacatacatttattaaacaagGAAAGAGCACACACTaaaatagaaaattaattcattttatcatcagtgtctgtaaaaacatttttcagcgcataaaatatagaaatcacatacacattaaaccaaatatgaataaattgtcaattttaatacatttcatgTTCAACTCTCCATGGAGTGAACCTGGAACTTTAATATCCTCCTTTATGTCACCCACCtagtattattaaaatatacacagcatatttaaatatataaataattaaggcTAATGACAACCTTTTCTCTTGTTACTATCTATACAACAAAAGCTGATACATTATCCAAGCCATTTAGGATTTCTGTATTTTAGCACCAAACAATAAATCTGTGATGAAAAACAGTGGTGAAATTTTAGAGATTCTATAATAAGTATTGTTGTACAGCCTCTTTTGCATATATTTTAGAAGCCTGCAAACGCCACATACATTATTTGTACttcaaaacattatttattttatatacattatatacttcAAAATGATGTACTTCAGGATTATTTACTTTAGATATCTCTGGAATTGAAATATCAGCTGTTGATTTTCAGCTTTGTTTCAAAAATTTGTAATTGAATTATACTTCTATATAAGGCTTAGGATTATAAGGCTTATGATGCATGCTCAAAGTTTgaagctttctctctctgaacTTGTATAACAGTGGAATGCAGTCTTTAACGTTAATTCCAGACAAGAATGAGAACAAGCCTGAAAGTGTCATTAAGTCATGTGTGACAATGTGAAAGCTGATGACAAGTATCATCTCCTGATCAGtatcacagaaaaacaaagaaaaaatgggTTTATTCATCCTGGCAACTCACAGCCTATAAAAACCACAAACCAAGACAAGCATTGCCTTAGTTTCCTGAATACTGTGACTATGATTCTGACCGGAAACTAAGGACTTTTTATAACACTCTAACTGAACACTTACAAAGATTACAAATCATCTGGGTGAGTTTAATATCTTGCATAGAAATTAGTGAAGGAAGTAATAATGTATTCATATCTATGAAATAATGatcaaatttataataaataatcaggTTATTAGATGGACGCCTGAGATGcacgcacaggctccctgtgacccgaggtagttcggataagcggtagaaaatgagagagagagagagggattattAGTTATAAATTGTCTGTATATGACTGActttaagaaaatattttgtcatctgtttaaatgttatttgcTTTTTTGCTCTTGTTTTATCAATCAGGTACAAGTCTAGATATAATACTACTGTTAAATGTGATTGAGATTTTTAATAAGCAAAAGCACACCTAAATTGAAAATTCTTTTAATTCTTTTGGATGTTGTGATATAATTTGCATTCTATGTGTGCTGTtaaccagattaaaaaaaaacaaaacatttcattgtCTGTgaatgcatatgtatatatacacatacgtgtatatatacatatgcattcACAGacaatgaaatgttttgttttttttaatctggttaACAGCACACATAGATGAAAAACAGCACACTTAgatgaaaaatatttagtaATCTCTGGAAATCCATTGAGACCTGGCACTATTATGTTCTAGAAAGAATTAAGTAaaggtttttctttcattttctttcattttcacatAAGACATCATTTTTTCATTCTCAACCTGATATTAAATGTTAACAGTTCAGTTAAAAATGTCTTGCCATATTTTCTTGAAAATATCTTTACACATGAATGCAGGCAGGTGTTTCAGCATTGTGAAAACATCCCAGACTGGTTTAGGCATTAAAACTTTAGAAGAAGTgaatgtgagagaaaaaaaaacactggtatataaaaatgattaatagtCTGTGATATTGCTTACCAATGTATAAAGCTCTATTGAATGCAGATGAAGAATATTGTGTAATGTAATACAATAGAACACAAAGTGGTCCaacattttaaaacgttttGATTTCTGAAAATTGTATAATATTTCGTGTAATATTATTTAAGGGTGTTATTGGGAAACATTCAGGATGAAGAGAAAAGAACTGAGAATCGTGTTCATACTGAGTAAGTTCTTATCCTAGGCTGTGAATAATTTTCACTGTTATTATTTCACCCATAATTCCTTACAGCagattttgaataataataataataataataataataataataataataataatcattctaTAGGTATCATTCTGAGATCTGTAACTGGACAAACCACAAATGAcacatctacaacaccagcacctacgaacgctacagctactacacaagcaaatgctactactggtaatgtaacagtttggacagcatctacaacaccagcacctacaaacgctacagctactacaccaACAAATACTACTGCTGATAATATAACAGTTTCGACAGCATCTACACCACCAGCACCtacaaacgctacagctactacacaagcaaatgctactactggcactgtaacagtttcgacagaatctacaacaccagcacctacgaacgctacagctactacgcaagcaaatgctactactggtaatgtaacagtttcgacagcatctacaacaccagcacctacaaacgctacagctactacacaagcaaatgctactactggtaatgtaacagtttcgacagcatctacaacaccagcatctgtaaacgctacagctactacacaagcaaatgctactgCTGGTAATATAACAATTTCGacagcatctacaacaccagcacctgtaaacgctacagctactacacaagcaaatgctactactgGTAGTGTAACAGTTTTGacagcatctacaacaccaacacctacaaacgctacagctaatacacaagcaaatgctactgctagtaatgtaacagttttgacagaatctacaacaccagcacctacgaacgctacagctactacacaagtaaatgctactactggtaatgtaacagtttcgacagcatctacaacaccagcaacTGCAAACGCTACAGTTACtacacaagcaaatgctactgccggtaatgtaacagtttcgacagcatctacaacaccagcacctgTAAACGCTACAGCAACTACAGAAGCAAATGCTACTGCCGGTAATATAACAATTTCGacagcatctacaacaccagcacctacaaacgctacagctactacacaagcaaatgctactgccggtaatgtaacagtttcgacagcatctacaacaccagcacctacaaacgctacagctactacacaagcaaatgctactgCCAGTAATTTAACAGTTTCGacagcatctacaacaccagcacctccaaacgctacagctactacacaagcaaatgctactgCCAGCAATATAACAGTTTTGacagcatctacaacaccagcatctgtaaacgctacagctactacacaagcaaatgctactgCCGGTAATATAACAATTTCGacagcatctacaacaccagcacctacaaacgctacagctactacacaagcaaatgctactgctggtaatgtaacagtttcgacagcatctacaacaccagcacctacaaacgctacagctactacacaagcaaatgctactgCCGGTAATTTAACAGTTTCGacagcatctacaacaccagGAACTGtaaacgctacagctactacacaagcaaatgctactgccggtaatgtaacagtttcaacagcatctacaacaccagcacctacaaacgctacagctaatacacaagcaaatgctactactgttaatgtaacagtttcgacagaatctacaacaccagcacctacaaacgctacagcttctacacaagcaaatgctactgctggtaatgtaacagtttcgacagcatctacaacaccagcacctacatacgctacagctactacacaagcaaatgctactgccggtaatgtaacagtttcgacagcatctacaacaccagcacctacaaacgctacagctactacacaagcaaatgctactgCCGGTAATTTAACAGTTTCGacagcatctacaacaccagcacctacaaacgctacagctactacacaagcaaatgctactgCCGGTAATTTAACAGTTTCGacagcatctacaacaccagcacctacaaacgctacagctactacacaagcaaatgctactgCCGGTAATATAACAGTTTTGacagcatctacaacaccagcatctgtaaacgctacagctactacacaagcaaATGCAACTGCCGGTAATATAACAATTTCGacagcatctacaacaccagcacctacaaacgctacagctactacacaagcaaATGTTACTGCCggtaatgtaacagtttcgacagcatctacaacaccagcacctacaaacgctacagctactacacaagcaaATGTTACTGCCggtaatgtaacagtttcgacagcatctacaacaccagcacctacaaacgctacagctactacacaagcaaATGTTACTGCCggtaatgtaacagtttcgacagcatctacaacaccagcacctacaaacgctacagctactacacaagcaaatgctactgCCGGTAATTTAACAGTTTCGacagcatctacaacaccagcacctacaaacgctacagctactacacaagcaaatgctactgccggtaatgtaacagtttcgacagcatctacaacaccagcacctacaaacgctacagctactacacaagcaaatgctactgCCGGTAATTTAACAGTTTCGacagcatctacaacaccagcacctacaaacgctacagctactacacaagcaaatgctactgCCGGTAATATAACAGTTTTGacagcatctacaacaccagcatctgtaaacgctacagctactacacaagcaaATGCAACTGCCGGTAATATAACAATTTCGacagcatctacaacaccagcacctacaaacgctacagctactacacaagcaaatgctactgCCGGTAAAGTAACAGTTTCGACagaatctacaacaccagcacctacaaacgctacagctactacacaagcaaatgctactgCCGGTAATTTAACAGTTTCGacagcatctacaacaccagcatctgtaaacactacagctactacacaagcaaatgctactgCTGGTAATATAACAATTTCGAGagcatctacaacaccagcaactgtaaacgctacagctactacacaagaAAATGCTACTGCCGGTAATATAACAGTTTCGacagcatctacaacaccagcacctacaaacgctacagctactacacaagcaaatgctactgCCGGTAATTTAACAGTTTCGacagcatctacaacaccagcacctacaaacgctacagctactacacaagcaaatgctactgCCGGTAATTTAACAGTTTCGacagcatctacaacaccagcacctacaaatgctacagctactacacaagcaaatgctactgCCGGTAATATAACAATTTCGAGagcatctacaacaccagcacctgtaaacgctacagctactacacaagcaaatgctactgCTGGTAATTTAACAGTTTCGacagcatctacaacaccagcacctacaaacactacagctactacacaagcaaatgctactgCTGGTAATTTAACAGTTTCGacagcatctacaacaccagcacctacaaacactacagctactacacaagcaaatgctactgCTGGT
It includes:
- the LOC132841721 gene encoding mucin-2-like, whose protein sequence is MKRKELRIVFILSIILRSVTGQTTNDTSTTPAPTNATATTQANATTGNVTVWTASTTPAPTNATATTPTNTTADNITVSTASTPPAPTNATATTQANATTGTVTVSTESTTPAPTNATATTQANATTGNVTVSTASTTPAPTNATATTQANATTGNVTVSTASTTPASVNATATTQANATAGNITISTASTTPAPVNATATTQANATTGSVTVLTASTTPTPTNATANTQANATASNVTVLTESTTPAPTNATATTQVNATTGNVTVSTASTTPATANATVTTQANATAGNVTVSTASTTPAPVNATATTEANATAGNITISTASTTPAPTNATATTQANATAGNVTVSTASTTPAPTNATATTQANATASNLTVSTASTTPAPPNATATTQANATASNITVLTASTTPASVNATATTQANATAGNITISTASTTPAPTNATATTQANATAGNVTVSTASTTPAPTNATATTQANATAGNLTVSTASTTPGTVNATATTQANATAGNVTVSTASTTPAPTNATANTQANATTVNVTVSTESTTPAPTNATASTQANATAGNVTVSTASTTPAPTYATATTQANATAGNVTVSTASTTPAPTNATATTQANATAGNLTVSTASTTPAPTNATATTQANATAGNLTVSTASTTPAPTNATATTQANATAGNITVLTASTTPASVNATATTQANATAGNITISTASTTPAPTNATATTQANVTAGNVTVSTASTTPAPTNATATTQANVTAGNVTVSTASTTPAPTNATATTQANVTAGNVTVSTASTTPAPTNATATTQANATAGNLTVSTASTTPAPTNATATTQANATAGNVTVSTASTTPAPTNATATTQANATAGNLTVSTASTTPAPTNATATTQANATAGNITVLTASTTPASVNATATTQANATAGNITISTASTTPAPTNATATTQANATAGKVTVSTESTTPAPTNATATTQANATAGNLTVSTASTTPASVNTTATTQANATAGNITISRASTTPATVNATATTQENATAGNITVSTASTTPAPTNATATTQANATAGNLTVSTASTTPAPTNATATTQANATAGNLTVSTASTTPAPTNATATTQANATAGNITISRASTTPAPVNATATTQANATAGNLTVSTASTTPAPTNTTATTQANATAGNLTVSTASTTPAPTNTTATTQANATAGNLTVSTASTTPAPTNVTATTQAIATAGNITVSTASTTPAPTNATATTQTNATAGNTTVLTASTTPAPTNATATTQAIATAGNITVSTATTPIKSTNSTNTSTVTTTSSSPITTTVVTTAKTTTTTTTTTTTTAAVTLRPQPTVDLSVGLKTEYTTQLSDPTTPEFKSLAAQVTQLLNQIYTILFGSKYRGCRVKAFRPQPIRAVQNTDADVELIFDENSTTPIPSGQAAATALKEAVDNNSTLSAQIDSSAITVLNQPIDVIVLFVTNGTFTAALSNTSSDSFTTRTLMIKNGLNPFFTQDFPNSFSLLSMLNYSTGTFKAANDSILNSMDLAFNSSAGNPNTTQIAETMFRAAKSGTLPFQISITSITVNGTVFNSGDVSSKISVLMACFMVAVSLLLTRSS